A stretch of Cicer arietinum cultivar CDC Frontier isolate Library 1 chromosome 5, Cicar.CDCFrontier_v2.0, whole genome shotgun sequence DNA encodes these proteins:
- the LOC101494802 gene encoding uncharacterized protein, which produces MTSSSRFILLVLVGAFVCSSIDARKLGSENGLTDEKNFFHRPGFGGGAGGGGGFGGGGGGGLGSGLGGGFGAGGGGGAGGGTGGGAGGGFGGGGGGGFGGGGGVGGGSGFGGGSGFGSGVGNGGGLGGGSGGGFGGGGGGGLGGGAGAGGGFGGGAGGGVGGGGFP; this is translated from the coding sequence ATGACTTCAAGTTCAAGATTTATTCTTCTTGTGCTTGTTGGTGCATTTGTTTGTAGTAGCATTGATGCAAGGAAGCTTGGGAGTGAAAATGGTTTAACCGATGAGAAGAATTTCTTTCATCGGCCAGGGTTTGGTGGAGGAGCGGGAGGAGGTGGTGgatttggtggtggtggtggaggagGATTAGGCAGTGGTTTGGGAGGTGGATTTGGTGCTGGTGGTGGAGGTGGAGCTGGAGGTGGAACTGGAGGTGGAGCTGGAGGTGGTTTTGGTGGTGGTGGCGGCGGTGGATTTGGTGGAGGAGGTGGTGTTGGTGGAGGATCAGGGTTTGGAGGAGGATCTGGATTCGGAAGTGGTGTCGGTAATGGTGGTGGACTTGGAGGAGGTAGTGGAGGAGGATttggaggtggtggtggtggtggactTGGTGGTGGTGCCGGAGCTGGTGGAGGATTTGGTGGTGGTGCCGGAGGTGGTGTTGGAGGTGGTGGATTTCCATGA